A genomic stretch from Tribolium castaneum strain GA2 chromosome 6, icTriCast1.1, whole genome shotgun sequence includes:
- the LOC656535 gene encoding uncharacterized protein LOC656535 — translation MFWVVATTLIWAVMGAQQCKRAEFRCNDGSCIASNKFCNGLQDCADGSDEGHNCTPCNSTYFGEIGRTYELEVKRPTEYQMPFLCYLNFTAGGGVLGELVQLTFESFAVGTFESFTTEGCPDGFISIKEGNRPTSGGKWCGSAWGYTVYYSETPSVNLTLRLERFPQQQSSGYTFEFKLSYKFLKLSDARIRYGNATQRSYRGKLSSGSYCDRLLEGCSRRPCRIQSPNYPGIYPRNVSCHYRVRERNVPPGKHALIAVRQANFHYKEHLPKFDNSDRVLRIWDQCNMMQDYIEILDGWGPTATTLAHLCSGETVPEIISSGPELLVKFHTSPFGNPFHPLPLSYLPGFELEVEVFYVNKESPTYIEHGKKCEFLVTTFDNTSGLLESPLHSLPPNTTCHYHFRGHPKEIIWISFIKYHVTNERLTDFNTGECDVQLQIWDGDIKSSTVPLIGQFCKDDKPKLCDHSLLKNSSRLTRPCGLTESYLSSGSDLTIAHSIRYGSVLYPVSFVLRYEFVDLSQEGVQIARNPCDRMLKEGAGRFYSPKITFLYGRGGQEDLTCSYHFESDEQQRLKITFLRAGFGSKECVSVYNPEIGRWVCGIKSYGNGFANLKIYEYPWTGVEILRDCLCGNFSEPLTLITKTARKVVVKFTVNGMKITEDYRNYFFEANYEFVAGQSDGSCLSPWKSRRLKGSSGEISVRNNAQTLKQNEQSYQQNQSNAFCLHQPWLIEPEDSLSNFIYLKIKGVNKRDSRLCPSKNRILVYPAGRTEDVRIICPYYESIDDVVEMFSEGWNLYSYRKIQNKNSRSFIIEFLQREIGNFAVTWMEVSKNPALTLPSTMLMINPPDCPHSCPELGACISSDLWCDGLRHCPSGNDEQESNCSIHAGFPISYLNSVALCALALVVTTTVIIVSFYFFKYWRREQKNVIVSVTEHTFLEFKSGLC, via the exons AT GTTCTGGGTTGTCGCGACCACGCTGATCTGGGCCGTCATGGGGGCACAACAGTGCAAGAGGGCCGAGTTCAGGTGCAATGACGGCAGCTGCATCGCCAGCAATAAATTCTGCAACGGGCTGCAGGACTGTGCCGACGGCAGCGACGAAGGGCACAACTGCACGC CTTGCAACAGCACCTATTTCGGCGAAATCGGCCGCACTTACGAGCTGGAAGTGAAGAGGCCCACTGAATACCAAATGCcctttttgtgttatcttaATTTCACAGCTGGTGGCGGCGTGCTGGGCGAACTCGTTCAG CTCACTTTTGAATCGTTCGCTGTTGGAACGTTCGAGTCGTTCACCACTGAGGGATGCCCGGATggatttatttcaattaaggAAGGAAATCGGCCCACTTCGGGGGGCAAATGGTGCGGAAGCGCCTGGGGCTATACGGTCTACTACAGCGAAACCCCCAGTGTCAACCTGACGCTGAGGCTCGAACGGTTCCCTCAACAG CAAAGCTCTGGCTACACGTTCGAGTTCAAGCTATCGTACAAATTCCTGAAACTGAGCGACGCCCGTATCCGTTACGGCAACGCAACGCAGCGCAGTTACCGCGGCAAATTAAGCTCAGGAAGTTACTGCGACCGGCTATTGGAAGGCTGCTCACGTCGTCCGTGTCGCATCCAATCCCCTAATTATCCGGGGATTTACCCTCGGAACGTCAGCTGTCATTATCGAGTCCGGGAACGCAATGTTCCTCCCGGAAAACACGCTCTTATCGCAGTCCGACAAGCGAATTTCCACTACAAGGAACATTTACCCAAGTTTGACAACAGCGACAGAGTATTGCG GATATGGGACCAGTGCAACATGATGCAAGATTATATCGAAATTTTGGACGGATGGGGACCGACTGCCACAACACTGGCACACCTGTGCAGCGGCGAGACAGTCCCGGAAATTATCAGCAGCGGACCGGAACTGCTAGTCAAGTTTCACACCTCGCCCTTCGGGAACCCCTTCCACCCACTACCCCTGTCATATCTGCCCGGATTCGAGCTGGAAGTGGAG GTCTTTTACGTGAATAAAGAATCCCCGACGTACATCGAACATGGTAAAAAGTGCGAATTTTTGGTTACGACATTCGACAACACCTCCGGCCTACTCGAAAGCCCCCTGCATTCGCTCCCGCCGAACACCACGTGTCACTACCACTTCCGGGGCCACCCGAAAGAAATCATCTGGATCAGTTTTATCAAATACCACGTAACCAACGAACGCTTGACCGACTTCAACACCGGCGAGTGTGACGTCCAATTACAAATATGGGACGGTGACATCAAGTCATCCACCGTCCCCCTGATTGGCCAATTCTGCAAGGACGACAAACCGAAACTGTGCGACCActctttattgaaaaactcgTCACGTTTGACTCGCCCTTGCGGCTTGACCGAAAGTTACCTATCGTCGGGCTCTGATTTAACAATCGCGCATTCGATCAGATACGGCAGTGTCTTGTATCCGGTCAGCTTCGTGCTCCGGTACGAGTTCGTCGACTTGTCGCAAGAGGGCGTGCAAATCGCCCGGAATCCCTGCGACAGGATGCTGAAGGAGGGGGCTGGGAGGTTCTACTCCCCCAAGATAACGTTCCTGTACGGGCGCGGGGGGCAGGAGGACTTGACTTGCAGTTATCACTTCGAGTCGGACGAGCAGCAAAGGCTCAAAATAACGTTCCTGAGGGCCGGGTTCGGGAGCAAGGAGTGCGTCTCGGTCTACAATCCCGAGATAGGGCGGTGGGTTTGCGGGATCAAGTCCTACGGGAACGGGTTTGCTAATTTGAAGATTTACGAATATCCCTGGACCGGAGTGGAGATCCTGAGGGATTGTCTCTGCGGTAATTTCTCCGAACCTTTGACACTAATTACGAAAACTGCGCGGAAAGTCGTTGTGAAGTTCACCGTAAATGGGATGAAAATCACCGAGGATTACAGGAATTACTTCTTTGAGGCCAATTATGAATTTGTGGCGGGTCAGAGCGACGGCAGTTGTCTGAGCCCGTGGAAGAGCCGGCGCCTGAAGGGCTCCAGTGGGGAGATTTCGGTGCGGAACAACGCCCAGACTTTGAAACAGAACGAACAGAGCTACCAGCAGAATCAGTCGAACGCGTTCTGTCTGCACCAGCCGTGGCTCATCGAGCCGGAGGACTCCCTCAGCAACTTCATCTACTTGAAAATCAAGGGGGTCAATAAGAGGGACTCGCGCTTGTGTCCGAGCAAAAACCGGATACTTGTGTACCCGGCTGGGAGGACCGAAGACGTCCGAATTATTTGCCCCTATTATGAAAGCATTGACGATGTTGTTGAGATGTTTTCCGAGGGCTGGAACCTGTACTCGTACCGAAAGATACAAAATAAGAACTCGCGCAGCTTCATTATTGAATTTCTGCAACGAGAGATCGGCAATTTTGCCGTCACCTGGATGGAAGTCTCCAAAAACCCGGCGCTGACGCTACCCAGCACCATGTTGATGATCAACCCGCCCGACTGCCCCCACAg TTGTCCGGAACTGGGGGCCTGTATCAGCTCTGACCTATGGTGCGACGGCCTGCGGCACTGTCCCTCAGGCAACGACGAGCAAGAATCCAACTGTTCAATCCACGCCGGTTTCCCTATATCATATCTGAACTCTGTGGCCCTTTGTGCTCTAGCTCTGGTAGTAACAACTACTGTAATAATTGTAAGTTTCTACTTCTTCAAGTATTGGAGACGCGAACAGAAAAACGTTATTGTATCAGTAACTGAACACACCTTTCTAGAGTTTAAGAGTGGTTTGTGTTAA
- the LOC656453 gene encoding glyoxylate reductase/hydroxypyruvate reductase-like (The RefSeq protein has 4 substitutions compared to this genomic sequence) yields the protein MDPFLKPPKILITNPTVPQIALDILGRNCELIHTKDDKRESILEKVSGVDAILWATKVNLDVEILDKAGPQMKTVGAMSAGVNNIDVPELKKRGIRLGNTPEILDDAVADVAVLLALGAARRLHEGRLKIEKNQWTPGLTWMLGQDVRGSTVGIVGLGGIGQAVVKRMKGFSVSKFLYTGHREKSEGKELGCHFVSLETLVKDSDFVVVSCPLTPETRQMFNDSIFDKMKKTAVFVNVSRGEVVDQDALIRALKAGKIFAAGLDVMTPEPLPADHELVKLPNVVLLPHLGSATEFTRNGMAEVTAHNILRGIAGEEMFAEVC from the exons ATGGACCCCTTCCTAAAGCCCCCCAAAATCCTAATAACGAACCCCACCGTCCCCCAAATCGCTCTGGACATACTGGGCCGAAA ttgcGAGTTAATCCACACCAAGGACGATAAACGAGAGTCGATTCTTGAAAAAGTGTCAGGTGTTGATACCATTCTTTGGGCGACTAAAGTAAACCTCGATGTGGAAATCCTAGACAAGGCTG GCCCGCAGATGAAGACGGTGGGGGCCATGTCAGCCGGAATCAACAATATCGACGTTCCTGAGCTAAAAAAACGCGGGATCAGACTGGGAAACACTCCTGAGATTCTGGACGATGCTGTTGCTGACGTGGCTGTGCTTTTGGCCCTGGGGGCGGCACGGCGGCTCCACGAAGGGCGCTTGAAAATCGAGAA GAACCAGTGGACGGCTGGACTGACCTGGATGCTGGGCCAGGACGTGAGAGGGTCCACTGTGGGCATCGTGGGGCTTGGGGGGATCGGGCAAGCGGTGGTCAAGCGAATGAAGGGCTTTTCCGTCTCGAAGTTCCTGTATACGGGACATAGGGAAAAGCCGGAGGGGAAGGAGCTGGGGTGTCACTTTGTGTCGCTTGAGACCTTGGTCAAAGACAGCGATTTTGTGGTTGTTTCGTGCCCCTTGACCCCCGAGACGAGACAGATGTTCAACGACTCGATTTTCGATAAAATGAAGAAAACTGCGGTTTTTGTCAATGTGAGTCGGGGCGAAGTCGTGGATCAGGACGCTCTGATCAGGGCGCTCAAGGCTGGGAAAATTTTCGCTGCGGGGCTTGATGTCATGACCCCTGAGCCCCTGCCAGCGGACCACGAACTCGTTAAACTACCAAATGTTG TTTTGTTGCCCCATTTGGGCAGTGCTACCGAATTTACCAGGAACGGGATGGCCGAGGTCACCGCTCATAACATCCTCCGGGGGATTGCAGGGGAAGAGATGTTCGCTGAAGTTTGTTGA
- the LOC656453 gene encoding glyoxylate reductase/hydroxypyruvate reductase-like isoform X1: MDPFLKPPKILITNPTVPQIALDILGRNCELIHTKDDKRESILEKVSGVDTILWATKVNLDVEILDKAGPQMKTVGAMSAGINNIDVPELKKRGIRLGNTPEILDDAVADVAVLLALGAARRLHEGRLKIEKNQWTAGLTWMLGQDVRGSTVGIVGLGGIGQAVVKRMKGFSVSKFLYTGHREKPEGKELGCHFVSLETLVKDSDFVVVSCPLTPETRQMFNDSIFDKMKKTAVFVNVSRGEVVDQDALIRALKAGKIFAAGLDVMTPEPLPADHELVKLPNVVLLPHLGSATEFTRNGMAEVTAHNILRGIAGEEMFAEVC, encoded by the exons ATGGACCCCTTCCTAAAGCCCCCCAAAATCCTAATAACGAACCCCACCGTCCCCCAAATCGCTCTGGACATACTGGGCCGAAA ttgcGAGTTAATCCACACCAAGGACGATAAACGAGAGTCGATTCTTGAAAAAGTGTCAGGTGTTGATACCATTCTTTGGGCGACTAAAGTAAACCTCGATGTGGAAATCCTAGACAAGGCTG GCCCGCAGATGAAGACGGTGGGGGCCATGTCAGCCGGAATCAACAATATCGACGTTCCTGAGCTAAAAAAACGCGGGATCAGACTGGGAAACACTCCTGAGATTCTGGACGATGCTGTTGCTGACGTGGCTGTGCTTTTGGCCCTGGGGGCGGCACGGCGGCTCCACGAAGGGCGCTTGAAAATCGAGAA GAACCAGTGGACGGCTGGACTGACCTGGATGCTGGGCCAGGACGTGAGAGGGTCCACTGTGGGCATCGTGGGGCTTGGGGGGATCGGGCAAGCGGTGGTCAAGCGAATGAAGGGCTTTTCCGTCTCGAAGTTCCTGTATACGGGACATAGGGAAAAGCCGGAGGGGAAGGAGCTGGGGTGTCACTTTGTGTCGCTTGAGACCTTGGTCAAAGACAGCGATTTTGTGGTTGTTTCGTGCCCCTTGACCCCCGAGACGAGACAGATGTTCAACGACTCGATTTTCGATAAAATGAAGAAAACTGCGGTTTTTGTCAATGTGAGTCGGGGCGAAGTCGTGGATCAGGACGCTCTGATCAGGGCGCTCAAGGCTGGGAAAATTTTCGCTGCGGGGCTTGATGTCATGACCCCTGAGCCCCTGCCAGCGGACCACGAACTCGTTAAACTACCAAATGTTG TTTTGTTGCCCCATTTGGGCAGTGCTACCGAATTTACCAGGAACGGGATGGCCGAGGTCACCGCTCATAACATCCTCCGGGGGATTGCAGGGGAAGAGATGTTCGCTGAAGTTTGTTGA